The genomic segment CTGTCAGGCTGCAGCTCGCGGCCGGCCAGGCGCATGCCGTAGCGCAAACCGCGGCTCTCTGCTTGCAGCACCCAGGCACACAGGCGGGACAGGGCTTGTTCGCGGGCTGCGCCGGCTGCACGGCTGCGCAAGCTTTGCTCAACGCTGGCAAGGTCCAGCCACAGCTCGAGGCGCTGGGCCTGCTGAGCATCGCGGCTGACCAAGTCATCGCTTTTGGCGGCTTTTTTCCAGACGATCAATTTCAGCGGGTCGCCCCGGCGGTAGGCGCGAACCCCGTCAAATTCGCCGGTAGTGTGGCGCTGGGCGGTGGGGGCGCCTCCGGTGCGGGGCTCCCCGGGGGGCAGGGGTGGCGGATGGGGCTCCGGCGCCGGGTAAATCAGCACTTGGGCGGCCGGGCGCCAAACCGTCCAGACCCGGAAGGTGCCCAGCGGAAAACGGGTTTCGGCCGTGAGTGTCGGGATCGGCTGCAGACCCCGGGTGTTGGCGACAAAACTGATGTGCACTTTGCTGCTGCCCTGGGGGCCGACATCGGCCCAGCTCCAGTGCCCGCTGCCCAAGGCCGCCAAGCCAATGCCATAGCGGGTGCGCTTGGACGGGTTGTTAAGTTGAATGCCCAATGGCACGCTAGTCCCCGCAAAACATGCGTCTGGCGCTATCAAATGCATAGTAAGACCTGTCAGCGTCCCGTGGCACACGTGGATGCCGATGATGGCTGCCCCCGTCAACATGAAGGTCAATAAATAGCCCAGATTGAGCTGGTAGTTGATGCTGGCAATGAGCAGCACCAGCAGCGTCAGCCCCAGCATCAGCCCCGGGCGGGTGGGCAGGATGTAGACGTTACGTTGCGTCAGCACTGCGCTGTCTTGGCGCGGCATGCGCGACTCGAACCACGCCTGAAAGCGCCGCCGCAGGCGCGTTATCGGGTTCCGGGTGGGGGTCATCAGGGCAGCGGCACTGCTTGCATCATGGCGCGCACCTGCTCTTCGGCGCCCCGGCCGGCATCGCCCACCGGGACCATGCGGTGTGCAACGGTTTGAGGCAGCACGGCCTGCACGTCGTCCGGCGCCACATAGTCGCGCCCACTAAGGAGGGCCTGCGCTTTGGCTGCGCGCAGCAAGGCAATACCTGCGCGTGGTGACAGGCCTTGCAAAAACCAACGCCCGCTGCGGGTGGCGGTGATCAGGTCTTGCACATAGTCCAGGAGCGGGTCTGCGGTGTGCACCGCCATCACGGCTTGTTGCAGCGTGGCCAGTTCATCGCCTGCCAGCAAGCTGGGCAAATGGTCGACCATGTTGCGGCGGTCTGAGCCCGCCAGCAGCGCGCGCTCGGCGGCCCTGTCGGGGTAGCCCAGGGAAATCCGCATCAAAAACCGGTCCAGCTGTGACTCGGGCAGGGCATAGGTACCCAGCTGATCCAAAGGGTTTTGGGTGGCGATTACGAAGAAGGGGCGGGGCAGGGCCCGGGTTTCTCCTTCGATCGTGACCTGTTTTTCTTCCATGGCCTCGAGCAAGGCGCTTTGGGTTTTGGGGCTGGCACGGTTGATTTCGTCAGCCAACAGCACTTGGGCAAACAAGGGGCCCGGATGAAAAACAAAGGCCTCCTTGGCGCGCTCGTAGACCGAGACGCCACTCAGGTCGCTGGGCATGAGGTCCGAGGTGAATTGCACCCGGGAGAACTGCAAGCCGAAAGTGCGTGACAGTGCGTGCGCAAGGGTGGTTTTGCCGACGCCGGGCACATCATCAATCAGCAGGTGGCCACCAGCCAAAAGGCAGGCTACGCAGTCACGGATCTGGTCGGGTTTGCCCACAATCACCGTGTTAAGCTGATTGAGCAGGGATCTGAGTTTGTCTTGGATGTCCATGGCAAGACGTTACCCGAAAATACAAAGAGACGAGAACGCAGGTGAAGAAGACCGGATACTTTACCCACCCAGATTGCCACTTGCATGAGATGGGTGCAGGGCACCCGGAATGCCCCGAAAGGCTGAGTGCCATCCATGAGCAGTTGCTGCACTCCGGACTGGCCCGCACCCTGGATGCGCGGGAGGCGCCGCAAGCCCAACTCAGCGACCTGACCCTGGCACACACCCCGCGTTACATTGCCCGGCTTCAAGCTTTGGCAGACGGTCTGCGCAGCAAACCGGCAGGCGCTGGTGCGACGCACGCCTGGCTGGACCCCGACACTTCCCTCAATGCGCACACATGGAATGCCGCGCTGCGTGCGGCCGGGGCCGCGTTGGCGGCTACGGATGCGGTGATGGCCGGTGACATGGACAACGCTTTTTGCGCAGTGCGCCCGCCCGGACACCATGCCGGCAAAAATGAAGGCATGGGCTTTTGTTTTTTCAATAGCGTGGCACTGGCGGCCCGACATGCGCTGGAGCGGCATGGTTTGCGCAGGGTGGCGATTGTGGATTTCGATGTGCACCACGGAAACGGCACTGAAGACATCATCGACGGGGACCAACGCATCCTCATGCTGGGCTTTTACCAGCACCCTTTTTACCCCGAGGGCGGAGCCCGCTCCAGCGCCAGTAACTTGCTCAATCTGCCGGTTCCGGCCCATACCCGGGGTGGCGTGGTCCGGGAATTGGTGATGCAGCATTGGTTGCCTAGGCTGCATGCCTACCGGCCGGAGATGGTGTTTATCAGCGCCGGCTTTGATGCGCACCGCGACGATGAACTCGGGCAGTTGGGCTTGCTGGAAGACGACTACCACTGGTTGACCGGAAAAATTCGTTCCGTGGCGGACCAATATGCGCAGGGCCGGATCGTTTCCTGCCTCGAGGGGGGCTACGACCTGGGCGCTTTGGCCCGCAGCGTCGAGGCCCATCTGCGGGCACTTTCTGACGCGTAACGATTCTTTTGTATCCTCCACAGCCCTGCCCGATGAGGGCCGCGGTATTTTTTTGGATGGACGACTTTATGAAACAGACCCCAGCGCCCCAGCCTATTGATGACTTTGCCGGCTGGCTCCAGGCATTCACCCAGCCTACAGTGCTTCTGGAGCTGGCCGCCTTGGGCCTCAGTGTGGCCTTTGCGTGGGGCTTGGTGGCTGCATTGCGCCGGGCCTTGGGGGATGACAGCGGCAAATCGATCTGGTTTGGCAAAAAGGTGGTGGACGGCGTATTCTTTCCGCTGGCGCTGCTCGTGCTGGGTTACGCCATGCTGGAGCTGCTGAGTCATTTTGTGAACATTGCGGTGTTCCGCTTGGTGATTCCGGTGCTGATGTCTTTGGTGGTGATCCGCGTGGGAGTCAAAGTGTTGCAGGCGACTTTTGCCGAGGCGCGCTGGATCAAGCCCTTGGAGCAGACCATCTCCTGGGTGGCATGGATGGCCATGGTGTTGTGGGTGAGCGGCTTGTTGCCGGTCATCTTGAATGAGCTGGACCAGATTACCTGGAAAGTCGGTGGCACCACGCTATCGGTCCGCAACATCTTGGAAGGCATGGTCACGGCGGGTGGCGTGCTGATCATTACGCTGTGGATCTCTGCCGGCATTGAGTCGCGCTTGTTGCGCTCGGCAACTGGAGGCGAGTTGTCTCTGCGCAAAGCGGCCAGCAACGCCGTGCGTGCTTTGTTGATGTTTGTCGGCTTGATGATGGCCTTGTCGGCGGTGGGCATTGATTTGACGGCCCTGTCGGTGTTGGGCGGTGCGGTGGGCGTGGGTATTGGCTTGGGTTTGCAGAAACTGGCGGCCAATTACGTCTCGGGGTTTGTGATCCTCACCGAGCGCAGCATGCGGATTGGCGATGTGGTCCGGGTGGATGGCTTTGAGGGGCTGATCACCCAGATCAATGCCCGCTACACCGTGGTACGGAGTTTGTCCGGGCGCGAGTCGATTGTTCCCAACGAGATGTTGATCACCCAACGGGTTGAAAACCTGTCGCTGGCGGATCCCCGGGTCAACCAAACCTTGACGGTGTCTGTGGGCTACGAGAGCGATGTCGATCAGGTCATGCAACTCTTGACGAATGCCGCCCTCACACAGCCCCGTGTGTTGCATGAGCCCGGCCCGGCGGCGCAGTTGGCGAACTTCGGGGCGGACGGGCTCGAGTTCACGCTCACCTATTGGATTAATGACATTGAGAATGGCCAGGGCAATCTCCGGTCGGAGATCAACTTAGCGATCCTCAAAGCTTTGCGCGATAACGGGATCGATATTCCGTACCCCCAGCGGGTGGTCCATAGCCGCTAGGCGGCCATTTCTGATACACCCCCCTAAAAGAGGGGGCATCGAGCGGGTACACCCCAGTTCAGCCCCGCTATAATTCCAAAAAAGCACGATCGTTCTATTTTGTGATAACCTGTCTGGAATCCTTGAGAAAATTCTTGGGGAGCTTGGCACGGCATAGAATCAGATGATTGACGTGCACGTCAACTAAAACGACCAAATTTCTAACTATCTGGAGTCGCAGCAATGAAAGTCCTGGTACCCGTCAAACGTGTGGTGGACTACAACGTGAAGGTTCGCGTCAAGTCGGACAACACGGGTGTAGACATCGCCAACGTCAAGATGAGCATGAACCCCTTTGACGAGATCGCCGTGGAAGAAGCCGTGCGCCTCAAGGAAAAGGGCGTGGTCACTGAAGTGATCGCGGTGTCCTGCGGCGTGGCCCAGTGCCAGGAAACCCTGCGTACTGCCATGGCCATTGGTGCCGACCGCGGCATTCTGGTGGAAACGTCTGAGGAGCTGCAACCCTTGGCTGTGGCCAAGTTGCTCAAGGCGCTAGTCGACAAAGAGCAGCCCGGCCTCGTGATTCTGGGCAAGCAAGCCATTGACGATGATTGCAACCAAACCGGCCAAATGCTGGCAGCCTTGGCGGACTTGCCTCAAGCGACGTTTGCTTCCAAGGTGGAAGTGGTGGACGGCAAAGCCCACGTGACCCGTGAGGTGGACGGCGGCCTGGAAACTCTGGCGGTCACCCTGCCGGCCATCATCACCACCGACTTGCGCCTGAACGAGCCCCGCTACGTCACCTTGCCCAACATCATGAAGGCCAAGAAGAAGCAGCTCGACACTTTCAAGCCTGAAGACCTCGGCGTGAATGTGGCTCCCCGCATCAAGACCCTGAGCGTGGCTGAACCTGCCAAGCGCAGCGCCGGTATCAAGGTGCCCGATGTGGCGACCCTGGTGGACAAACTGAAGAACGTTGCAAAGGTAATCTGATCATGACCGCTCTTGTTATCGCCGAACACGACAACGCATCCATCAAGGGTGCCACCCTGAACACCGTGACTGCTGCCGCCCAAGCGGGTGGCGATGTGCACGTATTGGTGGCCGGCAGCAATGCGGGTGCCGCCGCTGCCGCTGCTGCGCAAATCGCCGGTGTGTCCAAAGTGATCCATGCCGACAGCGCTGCTTTCGAGCATGGCTTGGCTGAAAACGTAGCAGCCCAAGTGTTGGCTATCGCCGGTGCCTATAGCCACATCGTTTTCCCCGCGACTGCCTCCGGCAAGAACATCGCCCCCCGTGTGGCGGCCAAGCTGGACGTGGGCCAAGTGTCTGACATCACCAAAGTGGTGAGCGCTGACACCTTCGAGCGCCCCATTTATGCCGGCAATGCCATCGCTACCGTGCAAGCCACGGACGCCGTGAAAGTGCTGACCGTGCGCACCACCGGTTTCGATCCTGCAGCGGCTACGGGCGGCAGTGCAGCCGTAGAGACCGTGACAGCCGCAGCCACTAGCGCTGCCGTGACTTTTGTGGGGTCCGAGATTGCTAAAAACGACCGCCCTGAACTGACAGCTGCCAAGATCATCGTTTCCGGCGGACGCGCTCTGGGTTCTTCCGAGAAGTTCTCCGAAGTCATGACCCCGCTGGCCGACAAGCTCGGCGCTGCATTGGGTGCATCCCGTGCTGCGGTGGACGCGGGTTACGCGCCCAATGACTGGCAAGTGGGCCAGACCGGCAAGATCGTGGCACCCCAGCTGTATGTCGCTTGCGGCATCAGCGGCGCCATCCAGCACTTGGCCGGCATGAAGGATTCCAAGGTCATCGTGGCCATCAACAAGGATCCGGAAGCCCCCATTTTCAGCGTGGCAGATTTCGGCTTGGAGGCCGACCTCTTCGCCGCTGTGCCGGAACTGATCGCGGCACTCTGATGCCGGTCTGAAAAAGGGGCATCGCTTGCGGTGCCCTTTTTTTTGGTCTTGCCTGTTACCTACCTTGTCTGTAACCCCACAATAACTGGAGACTCACCATGAGTTACGTCGCCCCCCTCAAGGACATGCTGTTCAATATTCAGCACCTGGCCAACATCGAACAGATCGCCCAACTGCCCGGCTTTGAAGACGCCGGCCTCGATACGGCCCAAGCGGTGCTGGAAGAGTCCGCCAAGTTCACCGAAGGCGTTCTGGCCCCCCTCAACTGGGAAGGCGACAAAAACCCCTCCAGCCTAAAAGACGGCGTGGTTACTGCCACTCCCGGTTTCAAAGAAGCGTTCAAGCAGTTCACCGATGGTGGCTGGCAAGGTCTGCAGCACCCCACCGATTTCGGCGGCCAAGGTCTGCCCAAGACGATCGGCGCGGCCTGCGGCGAAATGGTCAACAGTGCGAACATGAGCTTTGCCCTGTGCCCCTTGCTGTCGGACGGTGCCATTGAGGCCCTGCTGACCGCCGGCTCTGACGAACTCAGGGCCACCTACCTGGAGAACCTGGTGAGCGGCAAATGGACCGGCACCATGAACCTGACCGAGCCCCAGGCAGGCTCCGACCTGGCCTTGGTGCGCAGCCGCGCTGAGCCCCAGGCGGACGGCACTTACAAGGTGTTCGGTACCAAGATTTACATCACTTGGGGTGAGCACGATATGGCCGAGAACATCGTCCATTTGGTACTGGCCCGCGTGAGCGGCGCGCCTGAAGGTGTGAAGGGCATCAGTTTGTTTGTGGTGCCGAAATTTATGGTGAACAAAGACGGTTCTCTGGGCGCCCGCAACGATGTGCATTGCGTGTCCATCGAGCACAAGATGGGCATCAAGGCCAGCCCGACAGCGGTGCTGCAGTACGGTGACAAGGGCGGTGCGATTGGCTACCTCGTGGGCCAGGAAAACCGTGGCCTCGAGTACATGTTCATCATGATGAACGCGGCCCGCTATGGCGTGGGTGTGCAGGGCATTGCGATTGCCGAGCGCGCGTACCAAAAGGCGGTGCAGTTCTCCAAAGACCGTGTGCAAAGCCGCCCTGTGGATGGCTCCATGCCCGGCAGCGCCCCCATCATTCATCACCCCGATGTGCGCCGCATGTTGATGACGATGCGCGCTTACACCGAAGGTTGCCGTGCGTTGGCCAGCGTAGCTGCCAGCGCCTACGACGCAGCGCACCACCACACAGACAGTGAGGCCCGCAAGCAGAACCAGGCCTTCTACGAGTTCATGGTGCCGCTGGTCAAAGGCTACAGCACCGAAATGAGTCTGGAAGTCACTTCGCTGGGCGTGCAGGTGCACGGCGGCATGGGTTTCATCGAAGAAACCGGCGCGGCCCAGTACTACCGCGATGCCAAGATCCTCACCATTTACGAGGGCACCACCGCCATCCAGGCCAATGACCTCGTGGGGCGCAAGACTGCCCGCGATGGTGGCCAGATTGCCAAAGGCATCGCCGGCCAGGTGGAAGCGACCGAAGCGGATTTGCTGGCCAGTGGCTCGGCGCATGCGTTGGCGGTTGCCAAGCGCCTGAAGGCAGCGCGTTTGGCGTTCATCGACGTGGTCGAATTCGTGGCTGGTAACACCAAGGCCAGCCCCAATGCCGTGTTCGCCGGCAGCGTGCCGTACCTCATGCTTGCAGGTAACTTGATGGCCGGCTGGCAACTGGCCCGCTCGCTGCTGGTCGCCGAAAAGGCGATTGCTGCTGGTGACGATGTAGCGTTTATGCAGGCCAAGATCACTACCGCACGCTTTTATGCCGACCACTTGTTGAGCAAGGCCGGTGGCCTGCGCGACAGCATTGTGGAAGGTGCCGACAGCGTCACCGCCTTGCCGCTCGACGCATTCTGATGGGCTTGCCGGCGATGCTGGTGACGTTGATGCTATAGATTTGGTAGCTGCTCGCGCATATGCAGCGGGCGCTATCGGTCGATTTCTTCCATAAAAGTACCCGAGGAGACCCCATGTCCAAACTGCCTGCGCCCCTGGATACGCTGCCATTTCCGGTGATCGGCTCGCCGCTGTTCATCATCAGCAACCCGAAGCTGGTGATTGCCCAGTGCATTGCGGGTGTGGTGGGTTCTATGCCGGCGCTTAATGCCCGCCCGGCCGAGCTGCTGGAGGACTGGCTGAAGGAGATCACCGAGGCTTTGGCGGCTCACAACGCGGCGCACCCCGACAAGCCTGCCGCGCCTTTTGCGATCAACCAGATCGTGCACAAAAGCAATGACCGCTTGGAGCACGACATGGCGTTGTGCGTGAAGTACAAGGTGCCCATCATCATCACCTCTCTGGGCGCGCGCGAAGACATCAATGCTGCCGCTCACTCGTATGGCGGTGTGGTGTTGCACGACATCATCAACAACAAGCACGCCCACAAAGCCATTGAAAAAGGCGCGGACGGCCTGATCGCTGTGGCTGCAGGTGCCGGCGGCCACGCGGGCGTGAAAAGTCCGTTTGCCTTGGTGCAGGAAATCCGCCAGTGGTTCGATGGCCCATTGGCTTTGTCTGGCTCCATTGCTACGGGTGCCTCGGTGCTGGCGGCACAGGCCATGGGTGCAGACTTCGCTTACATCGGCTCGGCCTTTATTGCGACCGAAGAAGCCCGCGCCGCGCAAGAATACAAACAGGCCATCGTAGACAACAACTCGGACGAGATTGTTTACAGCAACCTTTTCACCGGTGTGCACGGCAACTACCTGGCGCCCAGCATCCGCGCGTCCGGCTTGGATCCGGCTAACCTGCCGGAGAGCGACCCGAGCAAGATGAACTTTGGCGGCGCGTCTGCCAAAGCCTGGAAAGACATCTGGGGCTGCGGACAGGGCATTGGTGCTGTCGACAAGATTCAGCCCGCCGGCGAGTTTGTGGCCCAGCTCAAGCGGGAATACGCCGCTGCTAAGGCCGAACTACTGGCGCGCAATTACGCCTGATTTTTTAAGCATTTAGGCTGCTAGCGCCCGCGCTCTCTGCGCAAGGCGCTATTTTTTTGATAGTAAAGGCGGTGGGGCGTTACCAATACCCCGTACAGCTCAGGCGTGCAGGCGCAGCTCGGGTGCGTTGTCAGCCATCAGGCGGTTCAAGGCGCGTTCCACGATAGGTGCCTGATCCAGCATTTGCAGCTCGTGGCGGCGCAGCATGGCGGCAACCTCCCGCTCAGAGAGCACGAAGGCGTCAAAGCCCTCGCGGTTGGTGAATAAAAAGCGGGTGCGCATTGGGCTGACCCAGCTCAGGCGGCAGCGGAAGGGTGGTGTCTCCGGTGACACCTTTTCAAACCAGACACCGCGGGTCAGCAACTGCGCACTGGCATCAAAGTCATCCATCTGCCCAGCATCTTGCTCGGCCAGTTTGCCGGCCCGACGCTCGTCTAGTGCCTGCATCGCCTCATCGGCGGCATGTGCCTCGAGGGCAGCACCTTGGGTGTCGAGCGGGGGCGCGGCCTTCATCCGTATCGCCAGCATATGGGTGGCAATCAGCCGGCGGGTGAAGTTCGCCCTGTCTTCGCCGTCCCAGCCAATGCTGTCGAGCTCGGCATTGAGTGTGCGAACCAGCTCGGGCAGCACGCCGACCAATTCTTGGCGCTCTTCTGGCTTTGTCTTGGGCTGTGTGCTCCAGATGAGCTGATCCATCGTGCCCAGTGTGCGGTTCCAATGGCCTGCATGGGTGTCTTCGGTCATCCAGGCCAACGCAATCACCTGCCGCCATTGGGTGGTGAGGAAGGGTTTGAGAAACGGAGCCAGCGGCAGGTGCTCGGGCAACGCGCTGATGCGCGCGTGCACAGCCTCGTCGGCCTGTGCCAGCGCGGCCGCCAACTGCTCCTCGTCGTTCTCCCGGGAGGCAAATGGCTCGATGTGTTGGTCAGCCTGCCGCTCGGACTCAAACAAGAATTCGGTAAAGTCGGCCAGGAGCGCCGCAAACAGCGTGAGGTCGTCA from the Rhodoferax potami genome contains:
- a CDS encoding NAD(P)H-dependent flavin oxidoreductase codes for the protein MSKLPAPLDTLPFPVIGSPLFIISNPKLVIAQCIAGVVGSMPALNARPAELLEDWLKEITEALAAHNAAHPDKPAAPFAINQIVHKSNDRLEHDMALCVKYKVPIIITSLGAREDINAAAHSYGGVVLHDIINNKHAHKAIEKGADGLIAVAAGAGGHAGVKSPFALVQEIRQWFDGPLALSGSIATGASVLAAQAMGADFAYIGSAFIATEEARAAQEYKQAIVDNNSDEIVYSNLFTGVHGNYLAPSIRASGLDPANLPESDPSKMNFGGASAKAWKDIWGCGQGIGAVDKIQPAGEFVAQLKREYAAAKAELLARNYA
- a CDS encoding mechanosensitive ion channel family protein; protein product: MKQTPAPQPIDDFAGWLQAFTQPTVLLELAALGLSVAFAWGLVAALRRALGDDSGKSIWFGKKVVDGVFFPLALLVLGYAMLELLSHFVNIAVFRLVIPVLMSLVVIRVGVKVLQATFAEARWIKPLEQTISWVAWMAMVLWVSGLLPVILNELDQITWKVGGTTLSVRNILEGMVTAGGVLIITLWISAGIESRLLRSATGGELSLRKAASNAVRALLMFVGLMMALSAVGIDLTALSVLGGAVGVGIGLGLQKLAANYVSGFVILTERSMRIGDVVRVDGFEGLITQINARYTVVRSLSGRESIVPNEMLITQRVENLSLADPRVNQTLTVSVGYESDVDQVMQLLTNAALTQPRVLHEPGPAAQLANFGADGLEFTLTYWINDIENGQGNLRSEINLAILKALRDNGIDIPYPQRVVHSR
- a CDS encoding AAA family ATPase, with amino-acid sequence MDIQDKLRSLLNQLNTVIVGKPDQIRDCVACLLAGGHLLIDDVPGVGKTTLAHALSRTFGLQFSRVQFTSDLMPSDLSGVSVYERAKEAFVFHPGPLFAQVLLADEINRASPKTQSALLEAMEEKQVTIEGETRALPRPFFVIATQNPLDQLGTYALPESQLDRFLMRISLGYPDRAAERALLAGSDRRNMVDHLPSLLAGDELATLQQAVMAVHTADPLLDYVQDLITATRSGRWFLQGLSPRAGIALLRAAKAQALLSGRDYVAPDDVQAVLPQTVAHRMVPVGDAGRGAEEQVRAMMQAVPLP
- a CDS encoding electron transfer flavoprotein subunit alpha/FixB family protein is translated as MTALVIAEHDNASIKGATLNTVTAAAQAGGDVHVLVAGSNAGAAAAAAAQIAGVSKVIHADSAAFEHGLAENVAAQVLAIAGAYSHIVFPATASGKNIAPRVAAKLDVGQVSDITKVVSADTFERPIYAGNAIATVQATDAVKVLTVRTTGFDPAAATGGSAAVETVTAAATSAAVTFVGSEIAKNDRPELTAAKIIVSGGRALGSSEKFSEVMTPLADKLGAALGASRAAVDAGYAPNDWQVGQTGKIVAPQLYVACGISGAIQHLAGMKDSKVIVAINKDPEAPIFSVADFGLEADLFAAVPELIAAL
- a CDS encoding DUF58 domain-containing protein; translation: MTPTRNPITRLRRRFQAWFESRMPRQDSAVLTQRNVYILPTRPGLMLGLTLLVLLIASINYQLNLGYLLTFMLTGAAIIGIHVCHGTLTGLTMHLIAPDACFAGTSVPLGIQLNNPSKRTRYGIGLAALGSGHWSWADVGPQGSSKVHISFVANTRGLQPIPTLTAETRFPLGTFRVWTVWRPAAQVLIYPAPEPHPPPLPPGEPRTGGAPTAQRHTTGEFDGVRAYRRGDPLKLIVWKKAAKSDDLVSRDAQQAQRLELWLDLASVEQSLRSRAAGAAREQALSRLCAWVLQAESRGLRYGMRLAGRELQPDSGPAHQKNCLQALALA
- a CDS encoding acyl-CoA dehydrogenase, yielding MSYVAPLKDMLFNIQHLANIEQIAQLPGFEDAGLDTAQAVLEESAKFTEGVLAPLNWEGDKNPSSLKDGVVTATPGFKEAFKQFTDGGWQGLQHPTDFGGQGLPKTIGAACGEMVNSANMSFALCPLLSDGAIEALLTAGSDELRATYLENLVSGKWTGTMNLTEPQAGSDLALVRSRAEPQADGTYKVFGTKIYITWGEHDMAENIVHLVLARVSGAPEGVKGISLFVVPKFMVNKDGSLGARNDVHCVSIEHKMGIKASPTAVLQYGDKGGAIGYLVGQENRGLEYMFIMMNAARYGVGVQGIAIAERAYQKAVQFSKDRVQSRPVDGSMPGSAPIIHHPDVRRMLMTMRAYTEGCRALASVAASAYDAAHHHTDSEARKQNQAFYEFMVPLVKGYSTEMSLEVTSLGVQVHGGMGFIEETGAAQYYRDAKILTIYEGTTAIQANDLVGRKTARDGGQIAKGIAGQVEATEADLLASGSAHALAVAKRLKAARLAFIDVVEFVAGNTKASPNAVFAGSVPYLMLAGNLMAGWQLARSLLVAEKAIAAGDDVAFMQAKITTARFYADHLLSKAGGLRDSIVEGADSVTALPLDAF
- a CDS encoding electron transfer flavoprotein subunit beta/FixA family protein yields the protein MKVLVPVKRVVDYNVKVRVKSDNTGVDIANVKMSMNPFDEIAVEEAVRLKEKGVVTEVIAVSCGVAQCQETLRTAMAIGADRGILVETSEELQPLAVAKLLKALVDKEQPGLVILGKQAIDDDCNQTGQMLAALADLPQATFASKVEVVDGKAHVTREVDGGLETLAVTLPAIITTDLRLNEPRYVTLPNIMKAKKKQLDTFKPEDLGVNVAPRIKTLSVAEPAKRSAGIKVPDVATLVDKLKNVAKVI
- a CDS encoding histone deacetylase family protein, with product MKKTGYFTHPDCHLHEMGAGHPECPERLSAIHEQLLHSGLARTLDAREAPQAQLSDLTLAHTPRYIARLQALADGLRSKPAGAGATHAWLDPDTSLNAHTWNAALRAAGAALAATDAVMAGDMDNAFCAVRPPGHHAGKNEGMGFCFFNSVALAARHALERHGLRRVAIVDFDVHHGNGTEDIIDGDQRILMLGFYQHPFYPEGGARSSASNLLNLPVPAHTRGGVVRELVMQHWLPRLHAYRPEMVFISAGFDAHRDDELGQLGLLEDDYHWLTGKIRSVADQYAQGRIVSCLEGGYDLGALARSVEAHLRALSDA